The sequence TGCATTGTTTACACTAACGAGAGTGGTACCGGCGGTATTACCCTCAACCACCAATTTATCAGTTACTGAGGTATCATCATGTAGCAACGTATTGAAATTCAGCAGACCATTGTTACCGGTATAATTACCCGCAACAGTCAAAATAGTGCCCGGAACACTGCCAAAATCCAGTTGTCCTGAGTGATCCAAGCTACCCATAGTTTGACTATAGCCGCGCAGATCCAGAGTACCGCCGGTCTCAGTGACATAATTCCCATTGGCACTGAAAGCCCCCACGGCACCGGCTGCCAATGTCCCGCCATGGATAACCGTCGAACCAGAATAATCGCTAAGGCCGCTCATCACGGTGATACCGCTATACACATTGATATTGCCCACACCACTGATTGCAGGGGCGAAGGTATACAAACCGGAAGTATCAGTGTGATTAAAATTAATTTGGCCACTACCATCACCAAAAGTGATGGATGCAGCATCCAGAGTACCTGCGGCACTGGCAACCTCTCCAGCCGCCGAACCGATATCTAAAGTTCCTATACTGCCCGCCATTTTTGCAATGACTAGACTTGAAGCTGAAACAGCACCGCCATCGGTGATAGTCAATGTTCCAGACCCTTCATCCCCCAAATCGAGAATACCAGAACTGTTCCATTGAGAATCAGCCCCACTGACGGTAACTGTGCCGGTAGTGCCTACACCTGTACCGACACTCGCATTAATATTGGAAACCTTGGCGGAATTAAAGATGTTCAATGCACCAATATTCCTAAAGCCAACAAAGAGATTACTCGCATTTATCCAGGATGAATCAGTCCCTGACACGTTAACGGTGCCAGTACCTTCTACCTGGCCACCGATATAACCGTTACCGGTGTTTGAAACAACCCCGCCATCAAGAATATTAAGTATTCCGGTCCCTCTTAAACTGACAACCGTGACACCATCATTGAACCAAGTGGAACCCGCGCCAGAAATGGTGGCAGTGCCTAAGGAACCCACAAAGTCACCAAGATAGCCATCACGATTAGAAACGACACCACCATCGGTGATGTTCAGTTCACCGGTGCCACTGACACCGAAAAAGGCCCTGGTATCATTCATCCATTTAGACCCTGCGCCGGAAACATTGACCGTACCGTAACTCCCTGCATCGGCACCAATCGAATTAAATAGGTTCCCCCCTCCCGTGCCGCTAGACAAAGTACCGCCATTCGTAATATTTAATACACCTGTACCAGCATAACCGATGATTATTTGTTCATTGCCATGCATCCATGTCGCATTGGGACCTGAAATTGTAGCCGTACCTGAACCCCCTAATTGGTTGCCGAGAATGGCCGAACCGTTGGTATTAACACTACCATTATCAATAATATTCAGTTCACCAACCCCCGTATTACCCACTTGTAAATTACCAATGACATCCCAGGGTAAAGGTTGTGTATCAGGCACAGTAACGATATCACCACCATCAATGATGGTGTCTGCATGCACTGGTGCTACTGCAATGAGCAGCGCATTAAGAAAAATAGTCATTATTAATTTACTATTTTTTAGTGCAGCATACTTTTGTATATCAGATGATGACTGCATGACTTTTCTTTTAAAAGTCAAAGTAGTATATCCGTAGGTTTTAGTCATATTAAATTTTCCGGTGTAGTAATTCTTCTGAAAAAATATAATTTCAATAAAATTCTAAAAATTGTTTTTATTATATTTGTACTAACTTAATAGGAATTTAATATAGATTTTGCTGCTGCGTATATAGGATTGGATGCAGTGTTGAATAGGAATATTCTTACTGTAATAGTCTAATCATTCCGGACACTTTGTTAGAGGTATAATGAGCAATACTAAAGAGTTGATAATGCGAGGAAAAATGTTTACCCATGAGTTCAAACAGGAATGTGTCAATCTGGTTATTCAACATAACTATCCAGTGACTCAGGCTGCTGAAATAATGAATATTGGGCTTTCAACCTTACACCGTTGTGTTACGGCAATATCGTGGGGAACTCCGCGGAAATACACCAATAGCCAGTGCTATAACACCGGAACAACGGCGGATATAGAAATCTGAAAAGCTATTGGGGTTTTGCACCACGTATTTCAAGGTCCGTGAGTGCCATGAGTATAGAATATGGAGTGTAGAAAATTTCTATACAGATAACTATACACGTTTGTAAGTGGATTCCCGTGGGCAACGATAATCGTCAAGAGACAACAGTGGCCTAATCCTTGCTATGACTGGGTTTTATATATTCGGGAGATACTGTGAGATGTTAGATTGGAGCGGGTGAAGGGAAATCACCCCCGCTCCAAAGATCTCGTAATCCCATGGATTTATTAACAAAAACTTGATGTTTTGTAGGAGGAACTACAACGTTTTGCAAACCGTTTTACTCAGAACGCTGATAAGTTTAAGCGAATCATTTCTGACAGAATCTTGTATTCGCCCAGAGTCAGCGATCAACATCAAAGCTTCAATACTTAAACCATCCCCGATCACTTTTCGCGCTTTACTGAGACGACTCCGGCAACTTTTCTCTGTATACCCCTCACGTGAGTGCATTTGTTCAATGATGTCAGCGCTTGATAAATTTGAATCGGCAAAATGATGGTAGTAGTTTACAAAACACTCCATCCCGATAGCCTTAAGGAGTCTGGCCAGCGTAGCACTACTCGTTATCTTCTCTGGTTGGTTCAAAACCTCTTCCATAGTTTCGGGCGGAGGGGTTTGAATAGGCACTTCAATAGCTGAAGCTGAACTCCTGACAATCAAGTCTTCTTTGATGGAAATAACTCGGGGATCAGTAAGAATCGCGCCCTTGAGGTTAACGATATGTGCGTTAACGTAATCACTATGCCGAGCGTAATCTCGTATTACTTCATGTGGGATTTTGTAGGCATCAAGAACGTTGTAAGTTTCATCGAAAATAACGGCTATCAAATAATCAAAATCGGCTGCTTCATAGTTACGCAATGCACTCAGTTGCCGGGAAGGATTATCCGGCGTGACTCTCCTCGCTTTGATCTGCACCTTCTTGTCATCAGTGTCGATGGCATCAGCACCAGCAGATGAATTGCTGAGAAGAGTCATACCTAGTGCTTTAGAAACCAGCCATTCTGCATAATCACCTACAGGATTATTCTTGGTGCGTATAACACCTCTCGAACGCAATTCTATTAAAATTTCGGAATGAAGTGACAGTAACTCAAGATCACTCAGCGAGGTTAGAAAACTCTCGGATACCAAATGATTTTTACTCAACGCCGTTCTCCTTGGCTGAAGTGAAACGCCACTGTAACACCTATGTAACGCACCTGTATTTTGATGTTTTAGGAATACTTAAAGTTATCAGTTTCAGATAAGACGTGCGGTCATTCACCGCACAAGGTAACTGTTTATTTACTCAGTAATTTAAAATCTGAAACTTACATCTGCTTTAATTCTTCAACCTATCCCATTTTACCGCGGATACGATTCCCCAATTGCCACTAGGATTGGGTCTACGCCATTTTGCCGTCTCCATGCCACGGAGATACTCAAGTGCTTCGGTAAACGTGCCAAAGCGCTTCTGAGCGGTCTTATCGCCCACTCCAAATGAGCCATCGCGAGTGCTTGCCAGTCCGGGATGAAAGCACGAGCCATCGGCCGCGTATGGAACTAACAGTTCCGGGTCGTTATCTTCGGATAAGTCGGATGCTAACAACTGCCACGGCTCAACGTTCAAGGCGTTAGCCAGCACCTCAATCGCATCAAGAGACGCATTAGAGCTACCACGTTCAATGCGGCTCATATAGCTACGAGCGAATCCACACCGATCAGCAAACGCTTCCTGGCTCATTCCGGTGGCTATACGCAGTTCTTTTACCCGCTCGCCAAACTGTATTCTCAAGGTCTTTTTCATGCCCTGAATGTGCAATTTTGACCACTGTAAGGCCACGCTCCATATGAGACATTTTGAATCTATCAGCCCCGTTTGTGAACACACTCCCCCTCAGAAGAGGCTTGTATCACTACAATTTAACAGATTCAAAATAAACACCAATAGTGACAAATTGAATTAAAAAAGTATGATGCTTGCTATTGGTTGGGGGGTTTTAGAGCACGCTACAACGCGTGGAGTTGTTTAGCACATGAGGGAATCCATGACGGGATTAGGTTTTTTATTACCAATGGTAGCGGGAGCCGCGATCGGTTGGGTGAGCTACAACGTAGTTGCTCACATTGTTTCTAAACAGAAAGTCAGCACCCTTCGAGCAATCTCGTTGGGAGGGCTATGCACTCTTTCATTGGTGCTGGGGGGGTGCGCATTTTCAGCTCTAAGTGCAGAGTACCCGGCAGAAAAACAAGGTGTAGGGTGCGAAGGCAACGGCCCGGAATGCTATGCAAAAATACATCACAATCCCGTCCGTGCGTGCAAGCAGGCAATGGACAAGAAAGCGACATTTCGCCACCTATGGCTGGGGAACGAAGCAAAACCAGTTTTCGAAAAATACTTCTGGCACGATGAGGAAGCTAAGATTGTTCAGGCATTTGGAAATCAGGCCAATGCTATTAACAGTCTGGGGATGTTAACGCCACTTCAATATTTTTGTATTTTCAACGCCAACACTGGGGAAATCATTGCGGCTTCTTTTGAGTGATCAGAGAAGGGAAATTCCCCTTCTCAATTTCCGCTTATAAGTTTGAACTTCATTGAATTCTTTCAATAAGTGAAAACTCTTCAAATATCACCTCCATATCTTCGGTAAAAGTTCCTTCACCTTCAAAAAAGCGCTGATGTTCTTTTTTCCAGTAATCCAGGCTCAAG comes from Yersinia canariae and encodes:
- a CDS encoding autotransporter outer membrane beta-barrel domain-containing protein gives rise to the protein MTIFLNALLIAVAPVHADTIIDGGDIVTVPDTQPLPWDVIGNLQVGNTGVGELNIIDNGSVNTNGSAILGNQLGGSGTATISGPNATWMHGNEQIIIGYAGTGVLNITNGGTLSSGTGGGNLFNSIGADAGSYGTVNVSGAGSKWMNDTRAFFGVSGTGELNITDGGVVSNRDGYLGDFVGSLGTATISGAGSTWFNDGVTVVSLRGTGILNILDGGVVSNTGNGYIGGQVEGTGTVNVSGTDSSWINASNLFVGFRNIGALNIFNSAKVSNINASVGTGVGTTGTVTVSGADSQWNSSGILDLGDEGSGTLTITDGGAVSASSLVIAKMAGSIGTLDIGSAAGEVASAAGTLDAASITFGDGSGQINFNHTDTSGLYTFAPAISGVGNINVYSGITVMSGLSDYSGSTVIHGGTLAAGAVGAFSANGNYVTETGGTLDLRGYSQTMGSLDHSGQLDFGSVPGTILTVAGNYTGNNGLLNFNTLLHDDTSVTDKLVVEGNTAGTTLVSVNNAGGSGAQTLNGIELITVAGNSAGEFTQSGRIVAGAYDYYLERGIGGNQSNWYLNNSMPTDIPGPGVPGEPSPVVIERPEASGYSANLAAANNMFVTRLHDRLGETHYIDVLTGERKVTSLWLRNEGGHNRSRDTQDQLRTQSNRYVMQLGGDIAQWSHNGADRFHLGVMAGYGNSKSTTESRLSGYSARASVDGYSTGVYGTWYANSADKTGLYVDSWAQYSWFNNTVNGQDLAVEKYKSKGVTASVESGYTFKVVENAAKNASYFIQLKAQVTWMGVKADDHKEANGTNVSGEGDGNIQTRLGVKAFMNGYADQDKGKDRVFQPFVEANWIHNTKDFGTTMDGMTVKQAGAANIGELKLGVEGQINKNVNLWGNVGQQVGNKGYSDTAVMLGVKYNF
- a CDS encoding DUF6998 domain-containing protein encodes the protein MSKNHLVSESFLTSLSDLELLSLHSEILIELRSRGVIRTKNNPVGDYAEWLVSKALGMTLLSNSSAGADAIDTDDKKVQIKARRVTPDNPSRQLSALRNYEAADFDYLIAVIFDETYNVLDAYKIPHEVIRDYARHSDYVNAHIVNLKGAILTDPRVISIKEDLIVRSSASAIEVPIQTPPPETMEEVLNQPEKITSSATLARLLKAIGMECFVNYYHHFADSNLSSADIIEQMHSREGYTEKSCRSRLSKARKVIGDGLSIEALMLIADSGRIQDSVRNDSLKLISVLSKTVCKTL
- a CDS encoding helix-turn-helix domain-containing protein codes for the protein MKKTLRIQFGERVKELRIATGMSQEAFADRCGFARSYMSRIERGSSNASLDAIEVLANALNVEPWQLLASDLSEDNDPELLVPYAADGSCFHPGLASTRDGSFGVGDKTAQKRFGTFTEALEYLRGMETAKWRRPNPSGNWGIVSAVKWDRLKN